A portion of the Aquicoccus sp. G2-2 genome contains these proteins:
- a CDS encoding NADPH-dependent FMN reductase yields MKLLAFAASNSRNSINAAFVRHAAARFKAEIAPDAEIDLLDINDFEMPIYSVDREAEGGVPLPAHDFMKRIAGADALLISLAEHNGHYPAAYKNLFDWASRTGAKVYQNKPVAFLAASPGPGGAASVLKAAEVSAPFFGADVKGALSVANFHDVFDLQAGKVNDGALSDALGHVLANLGATTADAKAA; encoded by the coding sequence ATGAAACTTCTCGCCTTCGCTGCCAGCAACAGCAGAAATTCCATCAACGCAGCATTCGTGCGCCATGCCGCCGCACGCTTCAAGGCCGAGATCGCGCCTGATGCCGAGATTGATCTGCTCGACATCAACGATTTCGAAATGCCAATCTATTCCGTCGACCGCGAGGCCGAGGGCGGCGTTCCCCTGCCTGCACATGATTTCATGAAGCGGATTGCCGGGGCTGATGCCCTGCTCATTTCGCTGGCCGAACATAATGGGCATTACCCGGCGGCCTATAAAAATCTGTTCGATTGGGCCTCTCGCACCGGCGCGAAGGTCTACCAGAACAAACCCGTTGCGTTTCTCGCCGCGTCTCCGGGGCCGGGCGGCGCGGCCAGCGTGCTGAAAGCCGCCGAAGTGTCCGCCCCGTTCTTTGGGGCCGATGTGAAAGGGGCATTGAGTGTTGCCAATTTCCATGACGTGTTCGACTTGCAGGCAGGCAAGGTGAACGACGGTGCGTTGTCTGACGCACTTGGCCATGTGCTGGCCAATCTGGGCGCGACCACGGCGGATGCCAAAGCCGCGTGA